Sequence from the Clostridium butyricum genome:
TGGTGGAAAAGGTGGAATGAAACCACGAATTGCTGACAGAATAGCATTATGTATTCCAGAAGAAAATCTTTTTAATCTTGTGGAGAAAATCATTGAAGTTTATGATAATAATGCAACTGGAAAAGAAAGAATTGGAGACTATATAGATAGGATTGGAATTGAAACTTTTAAAAATCAAATAGATATAGATTCTTATTTGTAAAAATAATGTTTTATAGATTTTGTAGACAATTATAAATTGAATGCAAAATCTATTTTTATTTTAATAAAGTTTATAAAGGTATTGTTAATTTTAATTAGGAGAAAAATAAATTTAGTAATACATGTTGATAGATAATCTTATATAGTATAGGATTATTAGGGAATAATTAATCAAAAGTGAAAATTAATGATAAGAGGTGAAAATTTTGAAGGAATTATTTGATCTTTTTTGGACATTTGCTAAAATGGGAGCTATAACATTTGGTGGTGGATACGCAATGCTTCCAATAATACAAAAAGAAATTGTAGAGAAGAAAAAATGGGCAACAGAGACTGAAGTAATTGATTATTATGCTGTAGGTCAATGTACTCCGGGTGTAATAGCTGTTAATACAGCAACATTTATAGGATATAAGTTAAAAGGAATTATTGGTGGTATTGTGGCTACATTAGGAGTTATTTTTCCATCATTAGTGATAATCATGATAATTGCAGCATTTTTAAAAAATTTTGCACAATTCTCAATTGTACAACATGCATTTGGCGGAATAAGGGTTGCGGTTGTAGCATTAATAATAAGCTCAGTAATAAAACTTTGGAAAAGTTCTGTTAAAAATTATATAGGTATATTATTAGCATTTTCTGCATTTTTTTTAGGGGGTATATTGCAGTTATCACCCATATATGTTGTAATAGGCGCAGCATTAATTGGGCTATTAAAGAAAAATAAAGGAGGAAAAAATGAATGATATATTTATTATTATTTTTTGAATTCTTTAAAACAGGTTTATTTGCAGTTGGTGGAGGATTAGCAACATTACCATTTTTAATTAATCTAACATATAAATACGATTGGTTTAATCAAAGTATGCTTGCAGACATGATAGCTGTATCAGAATCAACTCCAGGACCAATGGGAGTAAATATATCAACGTACGCAGGTTATAGCTCGGGAGGTATTAGTGGTGGTATAGTTGCGACTTTAGGGTTAATAACACCATCAATAATAATAATAATAATAATTGCTAAGTTTCTTGAAAAATTTAAAAATAATAAATCTGTAGAGTCAGTATTTGAATGTCTTAGACCAGCTAGTGTAGGTTTAATAGGAGTTGCTGCTTTTGAAGTTGTAAAGATAGCTTTATTAAATATTAATGAATACTTAATAACTAATAATTTACTAGATTTGATTAATATAAAAAGTTGTATATTATTTGCTATAATCTTTTATTCTATTATTAAATATAAAAAGCATCCTATAGTATATATAGGAATTTCAGCTGTTGTTGGAATAATATTTGGTCTTTAGGATATTAACTGATATTATTTCTAGTACTATTTAAAAAATACAGTGATATTGTTTAAAAATAAGTTAACTTGTATAAGTACGAAATATATATGCAAAATTAAAGATGTATGGAGTTTTATAAAGATAAATTCCATACATCTTTATTTACATAAGTTATCTTAAAAATTGTTTAAGTATATCGGCAGCAGTTGTTTTATCTTTTCCTTCGATTATAGTTTTATATTCTTTTAATTTCTTTTCTTCTTCTTCAGTAAGTTTTGTTCCTTTTCCTTTCTTTTCAATTAAGCATTTAAAATCTTTGTATTTTTCATCTCCTAATTTTCCTTTAAAAATACATTCAATCATAACACTTAAAGATTTTTTTTGATCCTCAGTAAGAGGAGTTCCTTTTTCTTTACATTCTTTACATTCAGTCAAAGTTTTCTTTTGATCAGCAGATAAGTATTTACAATTTTCTTCTGTAAATATGTCTAAACCCTTATCTTTATGATCTTTGCCCTTGTCTTTATTTTTATCTTTGTCTTTTTCACCGTCTTTGCATTTGTTGTCATCTTTATTCTTATCTTTTTCTTCATCCTTAGATTTATCTTTTTTATCCTTATTAGCTGTGTAATAATATGATTCTTCTAAAGAAACAGTAGGTGTATCTGCCATTACTTTTTGAGGAACAACATACATACAACTAAGAACTGCCAAAGATGATGCTATGCAAGTTACTATTTTTTTATTCATCATTTTACCTCCGTAAATATAAATTTCAATAATAGTATGTGAAATAATAAAAATTTTTATTATGAAAAATTTTTATTATTTCTTAAGAATATATATATGTAAAATGGACATAATAATTAGACGTTTTAGTAATACAATGTTTTAACAGTTGAAAGTTATCCTCAGTTCTGACTGGATTATAAGTCCTTAAAGAATAAAAAAGCATGGATTAGCCATGCTTTTTTATTATAATATGTTGAAATTATCATATTTTAATTGTAAATTGAAACACATATATTTAATTTTGATTATTTGTAGAAATATTTTCAGACGCTTTTTCTTTTTCAGAATGCTTAGAAGTATTGTTTTCAGAAGCATTAGTATTATTTTCAGTTTGTGAAGTATTTTCAGAATTTATATTAGCATCATTATTTTTTGAATCAGAATTTGAATTATTAGAACTATCTTCTTCAGTCTTATCAGATGATGAATTAAAAAGACCTGAGAACCAGTTTTTTATTTTTTCCCAAAAACCATTATCAGAAATAATATTTTTAATTGCATCCTTATCTGTGGCATCCACTTTTACATCATCACCAAGCACTGTATCATTAGTATTTTCTAATATCCCTAAATCTTTACTTCCAGAGAATAAATCTTTGAACCAGTTACCAATTGATGAAAAGAAACCTTCAGAACGATTTATATTTATTCCAGCTTCTTGAAGATTTTTATCAACTGCATCAGAAACATTTTTAAAAGTATTTTTTAAGCTATTATAATCATAATCTTGCTCAGAAATTTTAGTCATTAAATCAGATATTTGCTTTTCTTGTGATGGAGTTAATGTAATGTTATAGTTATTTGTCACATTATTTATAGTTTCTGCTATTTGATTGGTATCTTTAGTACCATTTTTTATAACATCAGCTTTTATATCATTTATTAATCCTGCTGCTTCATCTTGTCCAATTTCATCACCTAAATCACTTGTTGTAATAAGTTCTTTAGACGCAAGTTCTTTCTTATCTTCGCTAAGTTCTTTACCAGTAGCATCTTCAAAGGCCTTCATAACTCCAGTTAAGGCACCAGTTCCTGAAACACCCCCACTAAGTGGTGTCATAGCAATAACATTTGCATCTTCAACTCCACAAGTAGCAAGAGTACTAGCAATCATAGAAGATGTAACATAAGTAAGATTTGCAGTTTTAACATTTATACCATTGCCTTTTTTTGCAGGTTCTACATAAGCACATGAGAATGTTTTAGTTCCGAGCTGCGCTTCACTTGCAATACCTTGAAGATATTTTCTCTCTTCAAGATTATTAACTTCAAGAATAACTGCTTCATCCTTTTTTACACCAAAATAATCAAGTACAGTCTGCTTTTGAGTATCACTTAAATCTGCACCTATTGTAACTACTTTTGAACTATCCGCAAAAGCACAAGTTATATTACCAAATATTAAAGATAGACAGACTATAGATGAAATAAATTTCTTTTTTAATACCATTTTTATTATCTCCTTCTAAAATGAATAAATTATTATGTCGAATGAATTTAATTACTAATTCTTTGATATTATAGCATATAAATAATTAAATTTTATTAATGAATCTCTTACTTTTATCTTAACATTATATTCTGAGAGTGCCAAAGAATTAAAATCTCAGGTTATATTTTCAAAAATAACAAATAAATGTATAATAAGAGCATAGATTTAAATATATAAAACTTTTTATCGAAAATAGAATATAATTGATGAATTTAAGGTTGAAAAATATATGTATTATTCTTAATTAAATATAATCAATCAGCGTAGTACTGCATAAATTATAATATAAGATAGAATTTACAAACATGTTAATTCCTCGAGTTTATATTAATTATATATACATGATGAAAAAGTGACTTATATGTGTAATAAAGGGGGATAATAATATGAATTTATGGATTGAAGATAGAGTATTTTATAATATTTTTACATTGGGTTTTTGTGATGTATTAGAGCCAAGCAGAATTTATGAAGAAAAGAATAGGCTTATAAAAATAGAAGAATGGATACCTCATTTAAAGAAAATGAGTATAAATGCAATATATTTTGGACCGGTTTTTGAATCTAGCTATCATGGATATGATACGCGAGATTATTTGAATATAGATAAAAGACTTGGAACAAATGAGGATTTTAAAGATTTATGTAAAAAGCTTCATGAAAATGATATAAAGATTGTATTAGATGGAGTGTTTAATCATGTAGGACGAGAGTTTTGGGCATTTAAAGATATTCAGAAAAATGGTAGAAATTCAAAGTACTGCAATTGGTTTTCAGGATTAAATTTTGATAGTAGAAGTCCTATGGGTGATGACTTTAATTATGAAAGTTGGAATGGATGTTATGATCTGGTGAAATTAAACTTGTGGAATAGAGATGTTGTAGAATATTTATTACATGCAGTGGAATTTTGGATAGATGAATTTGATATAGATGGATTAAGATTAGATGCAGCAGATAAGATTATTTTTGATTTTTTTAAAGAATTAAAGATATTTACGGAGAAGAAAAAGGATAATTTCTGGCTTATGGGTGAAATAATACATGGAGATTATAATAGATGGGCAAATAAAGACAGTTTAGATTCGGTAACTAACTATGAATGTTATAAGGGTATATACTCAAGTCATAATGATAAGAATTATTTTGAGATAGCATATTCATTGAATAGAATGTTTGGGGATGGTGGAATATATAAGGATTTGTGTTTGTATAACTTTGTGGATAATCATGATGTAAATAGACTTGCAAGCACTTTAAAAGTTCAAGAATACTTATTTAATGTTTATACTATTTTATATACAATGCCAGGTGTACCAAGTATTTATTACGGAAGTGAATACGGAATTAAAGCAGTAAAAGGTGATAAAACTGATCTGCCATTACGTCCAAGTGTAGATGAAATAGAAAATTATGAAGATAAAAACAATGAATTATTTGATCATATTGAAAAACTTGGAAGGATAAGGGTTGTAAGTGAAGCACTTAAGAATGGTAACTATGAACAAGTAATTATAAAAAATGAACAATATGTTTTTTCTAGAACAAGTAAAAATGATAAGATCTATATAGTATTAAATCTAAGTGATAAAGAAAGTTATCTTGATTTTAATATATCTTTTGAAGAAGGAAAAGATTTATTATCTGATAAAGATGATATTATTAAAGGTGGAGATGTAAGCATTAGAGTACCAGCATTTTCTTCTAAAGTAATAGCAAAGATAAAGTAATTAATTTTTATAAAAGTTTAAATGGCTGTGTTTTTGTCTAAAATGTTTAATAAAAGTTACAAAGGGGTAATACTA
This genomic interval carries:
- a CDS encoding DUF1002 domain-containing protein gives rise to the protein MVLKKKFISSIVCLSLIFGNITCAFADSSKVVTIGADLSDTQKQTVLDYFGVKKDEAVILEVNNLEERKYLQGIASEAQLGTKTFSCAYVEPAKKGNGINVKTANLTYVTSSMIASTLATCGVEDANVIAMTPLSGGVSGTGALTGVMKAFEDATGKELSEDKKELASKELITTSDLGDEIGQDEAAGLINDIKADVIKNGTKDTNQIAETINNVTNNYNITLTPSQEKQISDLMTKISEQDYDYNSLKNTFKNVSDAVDKNLQEAGININRSEGFFSSIGNWFKDLFSGSKDLGILENTNDTVLGDDVKVDATDKDAIKNIISDNGFWEKIKNWFSGLFNSSSDKTEEDSSNNSNSDSKNNDANINSENTSQTENNTNASENNTSKHSEKEKASENISTNNQN
- a CDS encoding alpha-amylase family glycosyl hydrolase, whose translation is MNLWIEDRVFYNIFTLGFCDVLEPSRIYEEKNRLIKIEEWIPHLKKMSINAIYFGPVFESSYHGYDTRDYLNIDKRLGTNEDFKDLCKKLHENDIKIVLDGVFNHVGREFWAFKDIQKNGRNSKYCNWFSGLNFDSRSPMGDDFNYESWNGCYDLVKLNLWNRDVVEYLLHAVEFWIDEFDIDGLRLDAADKIIFDFFKELKIFTEKKKDNFWLMGEIIHGDYNRWANKDSLDSVTNYECYKGIYSSHNDKNYFEIAYSLNRMFGDGGIYKDLCLYNFVDNHDVNRLASTLKVQEYLFNVYTILYTMPGVPSIYYGSEYGIKAVKGDKTDLPLRPSVDEIENYEDKNNELFDHIEKLGRIRVVSEALKNGNYEQVIIKNEQYVFSRTSKNDKIYIVLNLSDKESYLDFNISFEEGKDLLSDKDDIIKGGDVSIRVPAFSSKVIAKIK
- a CDS encoding chromate transporter, giving the protein MKELFDLFWTFAKMGAITFGGGYAMLPIIQKEIVEKKKWATETEVIDYYAVGQCTPGVIAVNTATFIGYKLKGIIGGIVATLGVIFPSLVIIMIIAAFLKNFAQFSIVQHAFGGIRVAVVALIISSVIKLWKSSVKNYIGILLAFSAFFLGGILQLSPIYVVIGAALIGLLKKNKGGKNE
- a CDS encoding chromate transporter, which translates into the protein MIYLLLFFEFFKTGLFAVGGGLATLPFLINLTYKYDWFNQSMLADMIAVSESTPGPMGVNISTYAGYSSGGISGGIVATLGLITPSIIIIIIIAKFLEKFKNNKSVESVFECLRPASVGLIGVAAFEVVKIALLNINEYLITNNLLDLINIKSCILFAIIFYSIIKYKKHPIVYIGISAVVGIIFGL